The genomic region AGCCTCGGCTAGGTGGTGAGCGTGACCTTGTTGGAATGCCCTGATGCTAGATTGGCAAGAGTTTGGTGCCCCATCTAGCttcagctcgggagaccagttggcCGATGTACGGTGTACCTCGGCCAGGTCCTGGTTCTCCCCACTTTCCACTGAAGAGGCATGTCCCTTGCCTTTGCCagttttctgttgttgttgttgctgttttaGCTTTTTCTACCTCTCCACATCGGCTTCCTCGGcctcatttttcctcttctttttaggCTCCAGAATGGGAAGTTTAGGgtcggagggaggagggggcgGTGGCAGAGGAGGAGTAATCTGGGACTCACCCGCATCCTTTTTGGAGGCTTTCGAGCCCCTCTTCGTCATCAACGTCCTTAGAGTGGACATGTCGTCTTCTTCGGAGCTGGAGTCGGGCTGTGCAATTATTAAACCTTGTATGCCCGAAGTTTCAGCGGGCACGTGctcttcgtccgagaggatgacgagttgatcctctcgaggtctctcagcttcttcaagGTGAAATTGGTcaatctcctcgtccaatgaTTGTTGCGAGGATGCAGGCTCTTCTCGGATGGCGGTTGTTTGGGAATATGCCGAGAGAGGAATTGCCGCGATGGGGCGAGTGTATAGTATGATGGAGGGGTCGTCTGGGAGTTCGTGGTCAGGGAGGAAGCCTCGTCGTGaaacgtctatccttctgcgtcgtTTGTCTCCTGTGGTGATCACATTGTCAATCTCTTGGAAATCCTCTGATAAAGGATTGTATCATAATATCAGGTGTGCTGCTCTCACTTGTAAATCTTCGCTAACAAAGACTTTGGAGCGAAGAACGCGGTTGAGGTCTGCGACGTTGCAAAGGCTTAGACGCggacgtacgtgttgtttatctgcgaAAAACATCCGAGGAGATGAGCATGGTTAGATTAGCGATAAATATCAAAAGAAAGTGCAATAATGcgcaatgtaataaaaaatagtaaagatAATGGGATTAAGTAAtgggttagggaatctaactcctatggagtcacacccaGGTCTCCCTATTCGACGGTGCAGTGAGGGCCGTCAGACCAGTTTCCCGAGGCgatgagatagtcgtctttcatgcatttgttggacttgggaagacaggatatgagTTTAACAATGCTAGATCTAGATTTAAGGTAGTATCCTAcacttttaagtttatggcactcgtacatgtaaacaacgtcgtgccatgtgaggttccgACCCATCTGCTAGTTTAaagcatcgacacaacctaagaccctaaatacatttggcgtgcactgatctgggcataacctatggttgcatAGGTATTTGCTGGTTATGTTTTTaatggggagggtcatcccaccttctaggaaGGAGATGATGGGGATGATAACCTTTCCCTCTCTCCTAgcgttacctatggcttctactgggcaatatctTAAGCCTACGTCTTGGGGGATCTGATATTTGGCCTGAAAACCTTCCATACCGGCGTCGGTATCCACTAAACatttaaatctacccattttgtgGGAATGCGAATGAAAGTTTAGAGAAGGGAAGGGGTCTAGATGATGGCCGAGGACAAAAGCCGAGAAGAAATGAGTAAAGGAAGTTGAAAACTTACGGAAAATAATTAGACGATTCTTCACaagcttcttgagaggaaagataaTGATTAACTCttagatgtgattgatttctgaaagaatgGAGGGAGATACGGATTCCTAGGTGTTTTGACgtgtgggaggcggcctcgaatcaGAATTATCCCGCCCAATTTTTTAAGACAAACTTGGACCGTTGGATGTGTATCTCactgttgaacgtgggggacaagacgtaacttgcagtcataaatgcgAGTGTTtcgggtttcgaagcgtcagaggcGGTTTTGAAGGAATgaaaggacccctacacgtgTGGCGGTTTACAGAGTGTGTGAAGGGTGCGTTGTTTGTTCaaaaactccatttctctccttggatgggaggaaaaaatgaagttttgaggggctattgtggggggtaaaaatgcttaaaggcacgtttgggccttgggcctggttagttggtataagtctgttcaatcagaaTCTTTTGGGCCCACAGGTTAGTCCGCACTATAATGGTTCGAGGAGCAGTCCGAGGTAGAGAACCTTCTCGGACaagcccagtaaaggccatgggacttgctaaagggcTTAGAGACTGAATTCTAGAtggtctgttgggtaaaggcgtgatccaagcacccgttAAAAGCAGGAACATGgaagaaatatctgaggaaaaagctgctaccaccgcattaaaggccctgcatctacctctctggccgcattaatggagaaatgacctctgaacaatagTATTCAGCCTTCtaactattatttgaagactttaagaaggtggtggatgagacaaatATCTAAGAggaagatctgtgttacacgtgaatgaaacagaaaaaaagaagaaggatataagaagacgagagtgGAAAGACGAAGAGGatcttttttgaaaactaaaaattataatctgttgcttagaaaaagaaaggctatacaaattgtcctcggcttacgtccgatgagggttttttgtcatattcatctattacttgcataaactgcggcattctagcctgtttatcaactttccaatatccctaacctaagtttcaaacccatactctacaaatttcattatataaggctctttgggcctgagcccatcactcgttttgggtccgggtacaaattgtgcacttacagtaggTAATTAGGGTTTGGCCCTAGGATTTCCAAGGCAACTTCCATGAGTTGCTTTTGTAGAACTTGCACTACCTTTGCATAGTTTCCCATCTTTTCCCTACGAAAGTAAAAGAACATGGTTTCATAAGAAGATATGAATGCTATTGTAGTTGCATGATATATATAGTTGTCAGAGATAATGCGACTTTGAGGCGTGTTAAAAAACACTTTTCTACATCTATATATGGAAACATTATATTGATTTAGACCTAAAAGATTTTCGCCTCCTAATTGAAGGATTTCAATGAAggctttaatttaaaataattttttcaaatggTTCCTCCAAGTTAAAATATTAATGCAAGTTAAAATAGTAGCATAATTAAGAGCTTTAAACGAATGTTAGGGTTACTTACTTGTAAGTTGGAGGATTAGATGGCCATAGATGGATCCAATCTGAAATTGGATGGGAGTAATGCTTAATGAAGTCCCTCCAAAAGTAACATTCATCTCTAACATGGTTTAAACTTGTCCCATATCTGACTGGCTCATGAACATTATCAGATAAATAAACCATTTTTTCCTCCATGGGCAAGTTAAAGAACTCTGTAGTAGCATCAAGGGCATCATTCATTACAGAAAGAGGAATTCCATGATTGATCACCTAAAGCACAAATTCAACGTGAACATAAACTAGTTAATATCAACAATGGAAATATAATCATAAAAAATCGCACGTAGAGAACATTGTGATGAGTAacataatgaataacataaagaacatataattatttcattatatGAACAATGTCAAGGTGATATACAAGAGCATGTACCTGAAAGAACCCTACTTCCTTACAAGCCATTTGAATCTCATCAAGGGTGGGAGACCTAAGAGAAGGATTTTGTAAATTTGAAAGGTCTATAATAGGAAGAGAAGTGGATGAGTGAACAATATGGTCGAGGTTTGGGCGTTGTGAGGAAGGAAGAACATAGCGTTGAGGCACATGAGTTGGACCCAATTTGGTAAGTGTCATTGcactaataagttttgaagTATTTGAGTTCTTTACCATGCACACCTTGCATTTTCTCAAGCTagcttattcttcttttttttgggtgagcTCTATATGTATTTTTGCTAAGCACTTGTTGAATTGGATGAGATAAGTGAAGTTTTGGGATGCcctatttataagaaaatttagtAATGATATGGAGCTAAATTGCTCAAATTAATCCTCTCTATCCCCTATATTTGCTTCACGTACAGTTACAATGTAGGGAAGAAATATGGAGTACTTGGGGCCATTTGGTACGTgattttgagaaataattttcagtttttaaacaatattaaacatatttttacatactttttcatctacacgtatttttaaaaaatacaaacattattaaaataacattaccaaataccctctttgttttttgttcatactatttttttttttggttaaaaccTTTTGTTTCTAGAGAGATAGAATGTCATCTCATGGACTTTTTCAAGGATTTGGATCTGGTGCAATTCACCTAATcccttcacaatttttttattttttacttttttacttttacttatttatttttacttattttttatattaaatggtTGAGATTTAAAGTTACTTTTTGCAACTTTAAATCTCAACCACCCATACCAATGGCATCTCAATCCCTTTTCAATCGTGTGATGAAAGAGTTTTAAATCTTGTGGCAGAAAATTCCAAGTAAAGTGGGACCATATGGTGgttcaaaaatctgaatttgtacGAGGGAAAATGTTCAAATACAGCTGTAGGTGATTTTCACGCGCCATATGTGAGCATGGCTGTTTCCCTTGTGTTAGAATACGGTTGACATTGAATTTGTGTGCTGTTTTATTCATGTGTACCGAGGGTGTGGGGAAGAATTACCGTAATGACCTTTcaactcaatttttattttttttttgagaatgattcAACTCAAATTATTGATGTTATTAAATTGCATATTTGCTTGTGCAATGGGATAATATCTTATCACTATTTGAAAGTGGATCCAAAAAATCTATTTGAAAGTGGGGATGATATCTTATCACTAAAGTGGGGATGATATCATTCGTGaacttgtttatgtttgttatttAGCAAATGAGCACAATTTAATCTTAAGTTTGATTATTACATAAACCTAAactcaaatattataatatactCATAAACATTGAATTTTTGTACTAGCTTAGTACTTGAGCACATACTCGCTCAGCAGCTAATTAAGTAGTAAGTACTTGGAATTTTTGTACTAGCTTGATTCATGGTTATTGAGTGGATATGAAAATTACCGTAATGACCCTTCAATTTGGATTATTGATGTTATAAAATTGCATGTGCAAATGGGATTATATCTAATCACTAAGGTTGTAAATAAAATTAGCTATTTTTGTATATGTTGGACTTGGTTTATGAACTTGTTTATGTTCATAATGTAGTAAATAAGCACAATTTGAGCTTAAATTTAAGTTTGATTATTACACTAGCCTaactcaaatataataatgtacTCATGAACATTGAATTTGTGTGCTAGTTTGATTAATGGGTATTTGCGGGGAAATCAAAATTACAGTAATGATCTTTCAATTCGAATTATTGTTGTTATgaaatttcttatttatatgTTGGACTCGGTTTGTGAACTTGTTTATGTTCGTTAATTCAGTAAATGAGTCAATTTAAGCTTAATTATATGTTTGATTATTACACAAGCTTAACTCAAAAGtcttaaatataataatgtgCTCATGAACATTAAATTTATGTGCCAGTTTGATTCATGGGTATTTGAGGGGACATCAAAATTACTATAATGGCCTTTGAGTTCAAATGTTTGATGTTATAGAATTACATGTGCAAATGGGATCCTTATCTTATCTCTAAGGTTGTAATTAAAATCCGTTCATAAATCCGACTTTGTTTTGGACTGTCAAAGCCATGATCATTGATCTCGACCACgatggataatttttttttttccaccaatGAGAGGTGTGTCACTAGCATTATGATAGGACTATCACCATTGTGGAGAAAATAGGGACTAGAAATATCATCTACCACAGTTGAAGAACCTGTGGTAGTGTTTTCAATTGAAGCATTCATTTTAGGAGTGCTAGTATTGGAAGCATGGATGAGCAGAATTAGAGATCTGATACCATGTCAAAACAGAGAATGAAAACTAAAAGGAAATTTCTCTAGAGCTCTTTCCTCATATAGCTAAAGGGCTAAACAAATTAACTTCCTTACTTCCTTCAAAACTAACCGTTGGAAGCTTAAAACTGAAGAACTTAAACATTCCTAGATCCTAtagctttcctttttgttcTCGAATACGACTTGTAGTTTggcaagttttctttttcttggtttagCTTTTATTTAACATAACGAAGACATTGGTTTTAAGTTGAAATGACATGTATATATGTTGGAAAAACTCGTATATTAAGGCTAAAACTGccttttttccctctcttttttgggtaaaagatCGTGCAAATAGGGCTTTTGctcttattttgcaaaaaatctaGTAATATGTCcctattttaaaactcgattttctcaaaatcgagttttaatgtaaaactcaatttttagaaaatcgagttatgccaaatcaaattaaaaaaaaaaaaaaaaaaattgtggaactcaagttccattcAAAATACTCGAGTTCCTTGAAGGGAACTCAAGTTCATGTAACTTGAATTTCTtgaatggaactcgagttccatgaacgaGTTCCTtgaatggaactcgagttcatgcaACTTGAGTTTCTTgaatggaacttgagttcatgcAACTTGAGTTTCTtgaatggaactcgagttccatgaacttgagttccattcaaggaactcgagttccataatttttttttctaagtttgaTCGCCTATActcgattttctacaaatcgagtttcaaaacatggACACGgacttaaataatttcaaaacaggggtatattgctagatattttaaaaattaagggcaaaagcccaattTCTCTGTAAAAGATCCCATTGATGctacattaaattaaataaaactaatgGTTGGAAAATTATAGTATTAGAAGCGAATTTGCTTGCATTAACAAAACAGTTTGACTACAAACAGGAATAACTTTGTTCTAAAATGAGAAATTGGGTATTGGTGGGGATGAATATGTCTTATAAAATGTCAACCTTACTTATGCTTGAGGCTCAACGGTtataaaaagatattttaagCCAAATGTTGCGCTCTTGCCCCGATTTTCTAGAATACCATTTATTTTGATGTGTCATTATCCTTCAATTTTAGAGATAGTTAACCAATTGGGCTCCAAagtcctttattattttattttattttcataatttgataattacaatggGTTGAAGGGATTCaaattttggatatttttattgaaaacactATGAGATGCCAGTTGGACTACAAAAATGCTGGCTATATAAGTCCATTTAAATGTCTGATTTCTTGTAACTATTAGATTAGTTAAaatattgtaaagttgtgatttacaactatgttttatgttggctttatttcatgacaaaaagtgttgtaattgctttaattttgttccttgtattttgtgggattttattgtattaggtttagcattaagttggtgaagaatcagtGCATTTTCGCCATTGGCTCGCAAGTAGCTCGCGAGAAGAGTATCCCGCGAAAAGgacacgtgagaagcacatgctggaagctgaagagtcgtgccagcctggaggatttcgcgagtgtctcgcgggtaaggccttcccgcgaaactctctgcctcGAGGATTTTTTAAGTATGATTTTCTTACCCtttacccatactatatataccctcattacccacaaatgtgaaaggaggccattcagagagaaaaacactagataggttttctacaacacacacacccatcttttagagagagagctactaatccttagtgagaaatcatcataacctcttctccttccctcttccattgtcataccttgagaggagatttctacccaaacacaacccacactttttcagagtgtagaaagtgttttggagattgggaagctttggggatttgccaaaagaagccggtgaggcttggcggatgcagttgggcgtattgcgggatccgaaaagctagagaagacatgactccgagaagtccgttggtagcaggagcttggaaggctcaagtacattaggtagactaggcttgaagggtcttttgttattcatgtactccaactttattctctagtggatcgatttaccgcttggagggtggcgaAGAGGTTTTTTCGCCgaattcttcggtttcctcttcgataacacatcggcatgttatcttgtatttgcatctctcttcccttactcttgtgctttacttttattatttgttgttcatgtttatgcactataGTAGTATTGGttgattgcgcttcatttactcttgtttcgcatttagtttaagttagagtaaaatcaaccgagctgtaatttagtaatttagggtctaaacagctcttgtgtttttaacacaaatccgatcTTTCAGATATGATTGTGTTTCAATATGCACATGTTATAAAACgtcaatttgaatttttaatcatTGGAAACATGTTATTCTCAACAGTTGTAAAAGGTATCACATGCCAGATGTTGCTCTTGTTTCGATGTTCTAGAATATTGTCTCGATGAATCGTCATTCCTTATATAATTTATGAGATATTGCCCAATTAGGCTCTAAGGAAATTTATGAATATATTAAACCAAAAAACGTTTGACTTTTATATTAAACCAAAAAACGTTTAACTTTTAGTTGACGtcataaaaatttgtcacataaGCTTTTGAGGCCTAACAATTTTATAAAGTCATTATTTTAATCTCAAATACAGTCATAATAAATAGTTAATGGTAGAATATTTAATTCTACTACAAACacaatcaaaaataaatatctattaataacTAACATAAATATACCTGATGGGGTATGATAAAATATAACTCCAatatcgtccatggaggtcATCCAGGACAAGACCAGGAAAGCAAAGGTTATAAGAACCTCATCCATAAAAAGCTCgtccatgcagaaggatgctTGGACGAGCTTCGCATGGTCAAGTTTGACAAAACCACACCGTCCCGTCCAAGGGAGCCATCAACCTCGTCCTgaagaaggtcgtccatagagGAACGACCTTCCTTGGAAGTGAGGTACGCTCGAcaagaggacccctggacgagcccttgacacttagaaaaatttctGAGTGTGTACTACAACTCCTTATCACACACATAATTTCCAGTGACtgttatgtgagaaaaatgtaactcctaaacagttgtggaagttatctctgaaccctcacacctcctcaaatctaggggaggttacaagtttaatAACTGTttctaggacactatataaacgctcattcagaCCAGACAAAAGTACATTTCTAcattttcctaaaaagttggaactccaaaattatagagagaaaactaactttgccatcggagggttcttggccggcaaccctagtcacctttgatcattgttctttctttttcagaccatcaagacagcaagtagtcctttcaaattcgaagcatccagcctactgattttcttcgcatcatcagttggtgccgtctgtggggacAAGCGTGTTCTTTTTGCTCGATCATTTGTTTTCAGCGATTCGTCTTTcctagacaaaaggctgaatggttcgaacaagatcaagggctaccagcccaggccactaggagagtagggatgcttctagtaatccccacTGTGACCGTCagtcagcgcctgtcatgcaaccgccttccattcaacatatacagtcCATGGCTGCCACTATGGCAGAATTAACCCATCAGAATCAAGAGTTGAATTGGGAGATCAATTTCAGGAGGCAGCACCATGAAGTGCACTTGGAAGGACAAGCCTAGAGTTAAGAGGGTAGAGGAGAAAACGTTGAGTCCGAGAATCAGTCGAGGGGTattgcttcaagaagagtgccacacttagAGAAGGACATGGACTAGATTAGAAAAGgtatggatgaaatgaaggagaatatAAGACGAGCGAACCCCGTGGATGACTTAGTTCActgaacggactcccctttcacggcttccatcaatagtcatcccctacccccaaaattcaaaatgtctTCCTTAgattcatatgatggaaatcgAGACCCGTGTGATCACATCGCTACCTTCAAGAccaccatgcaccttcaaggggttctggacgagattatgtgcagagcattccctaccacacttaagggaccagcacaggtgtggttcagcaaaatacccctaaactctGTGGGCTCATttgaggagttgagtaagttgttcgtcaataattttattggagggCAATGCCACAAGGGTTCCTTTTCTAGTTTGCTGACTATAGAGTAaggagaaaatgagagtttgtGGTTCTTCATTACCTGGTTtaatagagaagccttgacAGTGGACGAAATGAACGACAAGTTATTATTAGCCGCCTTCCATAATGGGGTCAACTCTtacttgttcatccataagctctacgagcaagaACCACAAACTATGGCCAAGCTCATCCATTCAacccagaatttcatgaatgctgaggatgtgatcatagccaagaagaggaagagggaaGAGCGTTCAGAAGCAGGTCACCCGCGTTATCCCGATCAAGGTCCTCGTCCCAAGAAGGCTCGGGTAGAAGAGAAAAGGGATAGAGATAGTAAGAAGGCGAGTTCTTCAGCGAGAAACCAACAATACACTCCCTTGAATACGCCACTagagcaagtgcttatgcaaattaAGGACGATTcgtccttgaagtggctggACTAAATGAAAGGAGATCTTAACAAGCACAATAGGAACAAATATTGCCGCTTTCACAAAGACCATGGGCACGACACggacgagtgttttgatttAAAACAGCAAATAGAGAATCTTATAAGACAAGGGAAGTTGAGGAATTTTCTTGGACGAGACCACAAAGATGAAAAGCTAAAAGCCAAGGTGAAAGAGTCATCAcgcccacttggagaaataagagttattgtAGGAGGAATCTCGGCAGCTCAGTCatccaaatcaaggaagacatacctgaaggtggtgcaaaacgtccAGCTGTCTGGACGATCTCCCAGGACGAGGGAAGCTGATGAGCAAGCCATCACATTCACGGACGAGGATGCTAAAAGagttcaccacccccatgacgacgcgatTGTCATTACCCTGCTCATTGCCGATTATACAACCAGTAAGGCTAGGATGAGATCAACTTTGACCagtgaattcgccattggtgggatttgaaggaatgaaggtgcagccTGTGGGCACCATTACATTACTGGTGGTGGTTGGAGCGTATCCGCAGTAGATagaggtaaacttccttgttgttgattgttcatcatcatataatgctattattggaaggccaactttgaatagttggaaggcggtaacctctacctaccatttgtctgtcaaattcccgaccgagcacggagtgggccaagtacaaggagatcagttagcTGTCAGAGAGTGCTACTTAGCCATGTTGGTGATGGACGAGCACGTACAAACAATGAGcatagacgagagaaggatTGCAGCAGATGCCACTAAGGTGTTAGAAGatgtccctttggacgagagcagacccgagaagttcattagaattagggcgagcatggaagaagaggcaaagcataCTCTAGtctagtttttgaagaaaagccttgatgtctttgcatggagtcatgaggacatgtcGGGTATTGATTCAAGTGTCATTACTCATCGTCTGAATGTATGCCCCTACTCCAAACCAGTGCAtcagaagaagagggtttttgctCCTGAACGAGACAATGCTttcaaagaagaagtccagaagttgattaCCGCAAAGTTCATctaagaagtttattatccaaactggttggcaaatgtagtcatggtaaagaaggccAATGGAAAGTAGcagatgtgcgtggactttactgacttaaacaaggcttgccccaaggacagttatccattgccacgcattgaccagctggtggactcgacgaCAGGTCACAGactgctgagcttcatggacgccttctcaggctacaaccaaataaagatggatgaggcagatcaagagaagacttcattcattactagccaagggttattttgctacaaggtaatgccttttgatTTGAAGAACAcgggggcgacttaccaaagattggttaaccacatgttccgtcctcaaattgggcgaaatgtggaggtatatgtagatgatatgctagTAAAGAGTTTGGATGAGGAGAAGCATCTGGATGACCTTCAAGAAACTTTTGACACGCTTCGGCGGTATAACATGAAactaaatccaagcaagtgtgcttttggagtctCGTCagggaagtttttggggttcatggtttcgcatagaggaattgaggcgaatccaaATAAAATCCAGGTGATACTAAATATGGTATCACCAaagaacatcaaagaagtccagtctcttactggacgagttgccgcccttaacaggtttgtttcgaaagctactgacaagtgtttgccattctttgaAGTCCTCAGGAAAGCATTTGAATGGATGGACGAGTGTTAGAAAGCCTTCTAAGACCTGAAGGTTTACCTCACGACAGCGCCGTTGTTGAGCCCATTTGTACCTGGAGAGGAATTGTACTTGTATTTGGTAGTGTCCCCGTACGCTGTGAGCTCGGCATTGGTTAGAGAAGAAGGACGGGTTCAGAAACCGGTTTACTATATGAGCCGAGTACTAAGAGGAGCGGAAGGACAATatccgatgatggagaagctagctttTGCTTTGATCACGGCTTCTAGAAAGCTAAGatattattttcaagctcatgttatcaacgtcctaacggatcatcccctaaagaaggcaatgaacaagttggaagctacAGGACGACTAATCCAATGGGCAGTGaaacttagtgagtttgatgtcagaTACCAACTAAGGAGCGCGATAAAGA from Castanea sativa cultivar Marrone di Chiusa Pesio chromosome 11, ASM4071231v1 harbors:
- the LOC142616696 gene encoding uncharacterized protein LOC142616696: MKGDLNKHNRNKYCRFHKDHGHDTDECFDLKQQIENLIRQGKLRNFLGRDHKDEKLKAKVKESSRPLGEIRVIVGGISAAQSSKSRKTYLKVVQNVQLSGRSPRTREADEQAITFTDEDAKRVHHPHDDAIVITLLIADYTTSKARMRSTLTSEFAIGGI